The Streptomyces cynarae genome contains a region encoding:
- a CDS encoding helix-turn-helix transcriptional regulator: MVLSRVLGRDSECEQLEELLAAVRGGESRSLVLRGEAGVGKTALMEHVIQRARGFRVASVTGVQSEMELAFAALHQLCAPMSEHLRSLPSAQRDALRAALGLGSQRASDGFLVALATLGLLAETARDRPLLCLVDDAQWLDRSSMQALAFAARRLRAESVAMIFAVRLSDDASSDPPEPAGLPELLVEGLPEREARVLLRSVLPGRWDEQVLERIVAEARGNPLALLELPKESTPTELAGGFGVPRARPVTDRLRATYTRRISELPPDTRKFLLAAAADPTGEPALLWRATERLGISVAAATPAVASGLIEIAERVRFFHPMIRSTVYWAASCEERRGTHRVLAAVTDPATDPDRRVWHAAHGAEGPDERIAVELERSAGRARTRGGLAAASAFMARAVELTPNAARRQERALAAARATHEAGAPDAALKLLSIVEAGPSDERRRTEVDLLRAQIAFTTDRGSEAPLLLLKAARRLEKHDVLLARDTYLEAINAAMFAGPLAYGGGQLEAAEAARSAPPGMNPPRPADLLLDGTATRLIEGHAAGVPTLRRALDAFRDPDLADTEGLRWLWLAGVTAVGLWDHEAWSRLSARHLDLARRAGQTMVLPLALTMRIASNVFAGDLSAAASLAEEVRTVSEAVGTPTPLYGALLLSAWQGREAECLNLTKVAAAEAARRGEGNGPVASAWARALLFNSLGRYKEALAAAREAVAEHQLLEIGVATWLLSECVEAAARYGKPEHAAPALRRLEEVTRPSGTDWSLGMEARSRALMSGSKEAEGHYREAIDRLGRTSVRGELARAHLLYGEWLRRGRRRQAARDQLRRAGDLFTEMGMDAFAQRAERELLATGESIRSRTNSTANELTPQELLIVRLVREGLTNPEIGTRLFLSPRTVEWHLRKIFGKLGVTSRRQLQITHPDSSI, translated from the coding sequence GTGGTGCTGTCGCGTGTTCTGGGGCGGGACAGTGAGTGCGAGCAGCTCGAAGAGCTACTCGCCGCTGTGCGCGGCGGTGAAAGCCGGTCGCTTGTGCTCCGCGGTGAAGCGGGCGTCGGAAAGACGGCCCTCATGGAGCACGTGATCCAGCGAGCGCGGGGCTTTCGTGTTGCGAGCGTCACCGGTGTTCAGTCCGAAATGGAGTTGGCTTTCGCCGCACTGCACCAACTGTGCGCACCGATGTCGGAGCACCTCCGCTCTCTCCCTTCCGCTCAGCGTGACGCGTTGCGTGCGGCATTGGGTCTCGGTTCGCAGCGCGCGTCGGACGGTTTCCTCGTCGCCCTGGCCACCCTCGGCCTCCTTGCCGAGACCGCTCGGGACCGGCCGCTGCTGTGCCTCGTCGATGATGCGCAGTGGCTCGACCGGTCCTCCATGCAGGCCTTGGCGTTCGCCGCACGGCGGCTGCGTGCCGAATCGGTGGCGATGATCTTCGCAGTCCGGCTGTCTGACGATGCATCGTCAGACCCTCCAGAGCCGGCCGGCCTGCCGGAGCTGCTGGTGGAAGGCCTGCCCGAGCGTGAGGCGCGGGTGCTGCTGCGCTCCGTCCTCCCGGGCCGGTGGGACGAGCAGGTCCTCGAAAGGATCGTCGCCGAGGCGCGAGGCAACCCGCTGGCGCTCCTCGAGCTGCCGAAGGAATCGACGCCGACGGAGTTGGCGGGTGGTTTCGGTGTGCCGAGGGCGCGGCCCGTCACGGATCGGCTCCGGGCGACCTACACGCGGCGCATCAGTGAACTACCGCCGGACACAAGGAAGTTTTTGTTGGCGGCCGCAGCGGACCCGACCGGGGAGCCGGCCCTGCTGTGGCGAGCGACCGAACGGCTGGGGATCAGTGTCGCGGCGGCGACGCCGGCCGTCGCGTCGGGGCTGATTGAGATCGCCGAACGGGTTCGGTTCTTTCATCCCATGATTCGCTCGACTGTCTACTGGGCGGCGTCATGTGAGGAACGGCGCGGCACACACCGCGTGCTTGCCGCGGTCACCGATCCGGCGACGGACCCCGACCGCCGTGTCTGGCATGCGGCACACGGCGCGGAAGGTCCCGACGAGAGAATTGCGGTGGAACTCGAGCGCTCTGCCGGACGAGCGCGTACCCGCGGAGGGCTGGCTGCGGCGTCCGCGTTCATGGCTCGAGCGGTCGAGCTGACCCCCAATGCGGCTCGCCGCCAGGAACGCGCGCTGGCGGCTGCACGGGCAACCCACGAGGCGGGGGCTCCGGACGCCGCCCTGAAGCTGCTGTCCATCGTCGAGGCTGGCCCGTCCGACGAGCGTCGGCGCACCGAGGTCGACCTGTTGCGCGCCCAGATCGCGTTCACCACCGACAGGGGCAGCGAGGCGCCCCTCCTGTTGCTCAAAGCCGCTCGACGGCTGGAAAAACATGACGTACTACTCGCCCGCGACACCTACCTGGAGGCGATCAACGCCGCGATGTTCGCCGGACCTCTGGCCTATGGCGGTGGCCAGTTGGAAGCGGCGGAGGCCGCGCGCTCCGCTCCTCCTGGGATGAATCCTCCCCGGCCGGCCGATCTACTCCTCGACGGCACAGCAACTCGACTGATCGAAGGTCACGCCGCCGGTGTGCCCACGCTACGAAGGGCACTGGATGCCTTTCGCGACCCTGACCTCGCCGATACGGAGGGGCTCCGCTGGTTGTGGCTGGCCGGTGTGACAGCCGTGGGCCTATGGGACCACGAGGCCTGGAGCCGGCTGTCCGCCCGACACCTGGACCTCGCGAGGCGCGCCGGTCAGACCATGGTGCTTCCACTCGCCCTGACCATGCGCATCGCGTCGAACGTATTCGCGGGCGACCTGTCTGCGGCCGCCTCGCTGGCCGAAGAAGTAAGAACGGTCTCCGAGGCGGTCGGCACACCCACTCCGCTCTACGGCGCCCTGTTGCTCTCTGCCTGGCAGGGCCGTGAGGCCGAATGCCTCAACCTGACCAAGGTCGCTGCCGCGGAGGCGGCCCGCCGAGGCGAAGGCAACGGACCGGTCGCGAGTGCATGGGCGAGGGCTCTGCTCTTCAACAGCCTCGGACGGTACAAGGAAGCGTTGGCGGCCGCACGAGAGGCCGTTGCCGAACATCAGCTTCTGGAGATCGGCGTCGCGACCTGGCTGCTCTCGGAGTGCGTCGAGGCTGCTGCCCGGTATGGGAAACCCGAACACGCCGCCCCTGCCCTTCGACGCCTCGAAGAGGTGACTCGTCCGAGCGGGACGGACTGGTCGCTGGGCATGGAGGCGCGCTCACGTGCTCTTATGAGCGGATCAAAAGAGGCTGAGGGTCATTATCGAGAGGCGATCGACCGACTCGGCCGCACCAGCGTCCGCGGGGAGCTGGCCCGCGCCCATCTCCTCTATGGCGAATGGCTACGCCGAGGCCGCCGCCGTCAGGCCGCACGCGACCAGCTTCGCCGCGCCGGCGACCTGTTCACCGAGATGGGTATGGACGCCTTCGCCCAGCGGGCCGAACGCGAACTGCTGGCCACGGGGGAAAGCATACGCAGTCGCACGAACAGCACCGCTAACGAGCTCACGCCTCAAGAGCTCTTGATCGTTCGCCTGGTTCGTGAAGGCCTCACCAACCCCGAGATCGGAACTCGGCTCTTCCTCAGCCCCCGCACCGTTGAATGGCACCTGCGGAAGATCTTCGGCAAGCTTGGCGTCACCTCCCGCAGACAGCTTCAGATCACGCACCCCGATAGCAGCATCTGA
- a CDS encoding GntR family transcriptional regulator produces MQFRIDRRSGVAAYQQIVQQTKQALRLGVLLPGDRLPTAKEVAESSAVNPNTTLKAYRELEREGLVEPRPGLGTFVRRSLARPQAGPDSPLRGELDAWMLQARAAGLERDDVIALVTSVLEERYADPLASAEGTGTWETGSTHE; encoded by the coding sequence ATGCAGTTCCGCATCGACCGGCGGAGTGGGGTGGCCGCCTACCAGCAGATCGTCCAGCAGACCAAGCAGGCACTGCGGCTGGGTGTGCTGCTACCGGGGGACCGGCTGCCGACGGCCAAGGAGGTCGCGGAAAGTAGCGCGGTCAATCCCAACACGACGCTGAAGGCCTATCGCGAGCTGGAGCGGGAGGGGCTGGTCGAGCCGCGGCCCGGACTGGGGACCTTCGTGCGCAGGTCGCTGGCCCGCCCTCAGGCCGGGCCCGACTCCCCGCTGCGCGGCGAACTGGACGCGTGGATGCTTCAGGCCCGCGCGGCGGGCCTGGAGCGGGACGACGTGATCGCCCTGGTCACGTCGGTACTGGAAGAGCGGTACGCCGATCCCCTGGCGTCCGCGGAAGGCACGGGAACGTGGGAAACGGGAAGCACGCATGAGTGA
- a CDS encoding ATP-binding cassette domain-containing protein translates to MSEGMDLPGPPEESAVEAYGIGRKYRRGWALRDCSFRLPAGRICGLVGPNGAGKTTLMSIAANLLAPTTGTLRVFGARPDSAEAGRRVAFLAQEKPLYRRFTVAETLRLGRELNPGWDQQAAEHIVRSGNVPMNARIGTLSGGQRTRVAFAVAFGKRPDLLLLDEPLADLDPLVRHELMTMLMAEAAEHGTTVLLSSHMLAELETVCDYLMVIAGGGLRLAGDVDELLSTHVLLTGVADGRLHPPAALAHHTFVETRVSGRQFTALIRPDGPIGYPWQADTPNLEELLLAYLRNPDAPALISPTARVAVTA, encoded by the coding sequence ATGAGTGAGGGCATGGATCTTCCGGGGCCGCCTGAGGAGTCCGCCGTCGAGGCCTACGGCATCGGCAGGAAGTACCGGCGCGGCTGGGCGCTGCGCGACTGCTCCTTCCGGCTGCCGGCCGGCCGGATCTGTGGTCTCGTGGGGCCGAACGGCGCGGGCAAGACGACGCTGATGAGCATCGCCGCCAATCTGCTGGCACCCACGACCGGCACGCTCCGGGTGTTCGGCGCGAGGCCGGATTCCGCGGAGGCGGGACGGCGGGTCGCCTTCCTCGCGCAGGAGAAGCCGCTGTACCGCCGCTTCACCGTGGCCGAGACGCTGCGCCTGGGCCGCGAGCTCAACCCTGGCTGGGACCAGCAGGCGGCCGAGCACATCGTGCGCTCCGGCAATGTGCCGATGAACGCTCGGATCGGCACCCTGTCGGGTGGGCAGCGCACCCGAGTGGCGTTCGCCGTCGCCTTCGGCAAGCGCCCCGACCTGCTCCTGCTGGACGAGCCGCTGGCCGACCTCGACCCGCTGGTGCGCCACGAGTTGATGACCATGCTGATGGCCGAGGCCGCCGAGCACGGCACCACCGTCCTGCTGTCCTCCCACATGCTGGCCGAGCTGGAGACTGTCTGCGACTACCTCATGGTCATCGCGGGCGGCGGGCTGCGCCTTGCCGGAGACGTGGACGAGCTGCTGTCCACCCACGTCCTGCTGACTGGCGTCGCCGATGGCCGCCTTCACCCGCCCGCGGCCCTCGCGCACCACACCTTCGTGGAAACCCGGGTCAGCGGGCGGCAGTTCACGGCTCTGATACGCCCTGATGGGCCGATCGGCTACCCATGGCAGGCCGACACCCCCAACCTGGAGGAACTCCTGCTCGCCTACCTGCGCAACCCCGACGCGCCCGCGCTGATCAGCCCCACGGCCCGGGTGGCGGTGACGGCATGA
- a CDS encoding AAA family ATPase, with amino-acid sequence MADKSRVDLGPVPFVLLGRQAECDALDRLLAAVRAGESRSLVVRGEAGVGKSAVLGHLVERASDCRVLSVTGVQSEMELAFAAVHQLCTPMLNLLNGLPKPQRSALDTAFGVRAGAAPDRFLVGLAVLNLLAAAAADRPVVCVIDDAQWLDRASAQVLAFVARRLSAESVACVFAVRDSCEGDELAGLPAMDITGLNDADAQTLLRSVVPGPLDEQVRDRIVSEAHGNPLALLELPRELPHAELAGGFGAPTTQTLSGRIEDSFRARLMRMPADTQQLLLLAAAEPLGDPALLWRAAARLEKSVTVEAALAAGDMIEFGDRVRFRHPLVRSAVYRAASPEDRRNVHRALAEATDVQAEPSRRAWHRAHATVDPDEQVAAELEQGAGRAQARGGIAAAAAFLERAATLTPDPRRRAERALAAAHAKNLAGAPDAALAMLAMAQAGPLDDLRLAHLELLRAQIAFTTNRGNLAPPMLLKAARQLEPLDTTLARETYLQALSAAMFALSLAEGGSLPEVAAATRAAPPAPGTPRAADLLLDALALHLTEDAGTAAPAMRRALAVFMSESISVGEELRWLLLAYIVAVGLWDDRACHELADRYVRLARDTGALALLPMALSTRIMVHVFEGELAEAASLHEEVRTIATATGIHLTYGGALAVAAWQGRQAEAEQLADAIASQAMSRGEGASLTVNHWVRAVLYNGLGRYEEARDAAQLAAADHPAPGAGAHWWPAELVEAAVRGGDGELATRGLEQLLRTTQASTTDWARGIEARSRALLSEGEEADRLYREAIARLRQTRMRVDLARSHLVYGEWLRRERRRLEARDQLRTAYELFTAMGLDGFSDRAARELLATGETARRRVVETTDQLTPQEMHVARLARTGLTNREIAGRLYVSPRTVEHHLRKVFAKLGITSRNQLNASLDRLPHQASAGPTGLLHPTPGTSH; translated from the coding sequence ATGGCTGACAAGTCAAGGGTTGACCTCGGTCCAGTTCCCTTTGTGCTGCTGGGTCGCCAGGCTGAGTGCGATGCGCTCGACCGGCTGCTCGCAGCGGTCCGCGCCGGAGAAAGCCGATCGCTCGTCGTACGCGGTGAGGCGGGCGTGGGCAAGTCGGCGGTACTGGGGCACCTGGTCGAGAGGGCTTCCGACTGCCGTGTTCTGTCCGTCACGGGCGTGCAATCGGAGATGGAGCTTGCGTTCGCGGCGGTCCATCAACTCTGCACGCCGATGCTGAACCTGCTGAACGGCCTGCCGAAACCACAGCGCAGCGCGCTCGACACAGCGTTCGGGGTTCGTGCCGGCGCGGCGCCGGACCGCTTTCTCGTGGGTCTGGCCGTGCTCAACCTGCTCGCGGCGGCAGCCGCTGATCGTCCGGTGGTGTGCGTGATCGACGATGCTCAGTGGCTGGACCGTGCCTCGGCGCAGGTGCTCGCCTTCGTCGCGCGTCGACTGTCCGCCGAGTCGGTGGCGTGTGTGTTCGCGGTGCGCGATTCCTGCGAGGGCGATGAGCTGGCAGGCCTGCCGGCCATGGACATCACCGGACTGAACGACGCAGACGCACAGACGCTGCTGCGCTCGGTGGTTCCCGGCCCATTGGACGAACAGGTACGTGACCGCATCGTTTCGGAGGCCCATGGCAACCCACTGGCGCTGCTCGAGCTGCCGCGCGAGTTGCCCCATGCCGAACTGGCCGGCGGTTTCGGAGCGCCGACCACCCAGACACTTTCGGGCCGCATCGAGGACAGCTTCCGTGCTCGGCTGATGCGCATGCCCGCCGACACGCAACAGTTGCTGCTGCTTGCAGCCGCCGAACCACTGGGCGATCCTGCTCTGCTGTGGCGTGCTGCCGCACGGCTCGAAAAGAGTGTCACCGTCGAAGCCGCCCTCGCCGCCGGCGACATGATCGAATTCGGCGACCGGGTGCGATTCCGGCATCCTCTCGTGCGTTCGGCGGTATACAGGGCAGCCTCGCCCGAGGATCGCAGGAACGTCCACCGGGCACTGGCCGAGGCGACCGATGTCCAGGCCGAGCCGAGCCGACGCGCCTGGCACCGTGCGCACGCAACCGTCGACCCGGATGAACAGGTCGCCGCGGAGCTCGAGCAAGGAGCCGGACGCGCACAGGCGCGCGGCGGTATCGCCGCAGCGGCCGCGTTCTTGGAACGAGCGGCCACGCTCACACCCGACCCCCGACGCCGGGCAGAGCGCGCATTGGCCGCCGCGCACGCCAAGAACCTCGCCGGGGCGCCCGACGCCGCACTGGCGATGTTGGCGATGGCGCAGGCCGGGCCCCTGGACGACCTGCGGCTGGCTCATCTGGAGCTCCTGCGTGCACAGATCGCCTTCACCACCAATCGGGGCAACCTCGCCCCGCCCATGCTGCTCAAGGCCGCCCGCCAGCTGGAACCGCTCGATACGACACTGGCACGCGAGACCTACCTCCAGGCACTGTCCGCTGCGATGTTCGCCCTTTCCCTGGCCGAGGGCGGCAGCCTTCCGGAGGTCGCGGCCGCCACCCGTGCGGCACCGCCTGCTCCCGGAACTCCCCGAGCCGCCGACCTCCTCCTCGACGCGTTGGCCCTGCATCTGACAGAGGACGCAGGGACCGCGGCACCGGCCATGCGGCGAGCCCTGGCCGTCTTCATGAGCGAGAGCATCTCCGTCGGGGAGGAGCTCCGCTGGCTGTTGCTCGCATACATCGTCGCCGTGGGCCTCTGGGACGACAGGGCCTGTCACGAACTGGCGGACCGCTACGTTCGTCTTGCCCGTGACACCGGCGCGCTTGCGTTGTTGCCGATGGCGCTCAGCACGCGCATCATGGTGCACGTTTTCGAGGGCGAACTGGCCGAGGCGGCGTCGCTGCACGAGGAGGTACGGACGATCGCCACCGCGACCGGTATCCATCTCACCTACGGTGGCGCCCTTGCGGTCGCGGCGTGGCAGGGGCGGCAAGCCGAGGCCGAACAACTGGCGGATGCCATTGCGAGCCAGGCGATGTCCCGTGGTGAGGGGGCCAGCCTGACGGTCAACCATTGGGTGAGAGCAGTGCTCTACAACGGCCTTGGCCGGTACGAGGAAGCACGGGACGCCGCCCAGCTCGCCGCTGCGGACCATCCGGCGCCGGGCGCCGGAGCACATTGGTGGCCGGCCGAACTGGTCGAGGCGGCAGTCCGCGGCGGTGACGGCGAACTGGCGACCCGGGGGCTTGAGCAGCTCCTGCGGACAACTCAAGCGAGTACGACCGACTGGGCTCGCGGGATCGAGGCCCGATCGCGAGCCCTGCTCAGCGAAGGCGAGGAAGCCGACAGGCTCTACCGTGAGGCGATCGCCCGGCTTCGGCAGACGCGCATGCGCGTCGACCTCGCACGATCCCACCTGGTCTACGGCGAATGGCTACGCCGCGAGCGGCGCCGACTCGAGGCGCGTGACCAACTACGCACCGCCTACGAGTTGTTCACGGCCATGGGCCTGGACGGCTTCTCGGACCGGGCAGCACGCGAGCTGCTTGCAACCGGCGAGACCGCCCGTAGACGTGTTGTCGAAACCACCGACCAGCTCACCCCCCAGGAAATGCATGTCGCGAGGCTCGCCCGCACCGGCCTGACGAACAGGGAGATCGCCGGCCGCCTGTACGTCAGCCCCCGCACCGTCGAGCACCACCTTCGCAAGGTGTTCGCCAAGCTGGGCATCACTTCGCGCAACCAACTGAACGCATCCCTTGACCGGCTACCGCACCAGGCGTCCGCTGGTCCGACGGGACTGTTGCACCCAACACCCGGGACTTCACACTAG
- a CDS encoding oxidoreductase, with protein MTTWFITGASRGFGLEIARQALERGDKVVATARKPEQVRDALSPYGDSLLPVALDVTDEAQTRDAVEAALERFGTIDILVNNAGRGVLGAVEETSDVAIRSVYDINVFGLANVTRAVLPVMRRQRSGRILNLSSIGGFESVAGFGVYCSTKFAVEGLSEALRAELAPLGIQVTIVEPGYFRTDFLDATSLHTEGQVISDYAETAGAVRQAVPGLNHAQPGDPVKGATAILALADAANPPLRAQLGSDCVAAMDHKIAQLREETDTWRELALSTDHDDAKVTI; from the coding sequence ATGACCACTTGGTTCATCACCGGTGCGTCCCGCGGCTTCGGCCTGGAGATCGCGCGCCAGGCTCTGGAGCGGGGCGACAAGGTCGTGGCGACGGCCCGCAAACCTGAGCAGGTACGGGACGCGCTCTCCCCGTACGGGGACAGCCTGCTCCCTGTCGCCCTGGACGTGACCGACGAGGCCCAGACCCGCGACGCTGTCGAGGCAGCTCTCGAAAGGTTCGGCACGATCGACATCCTGGTCAACAACGCGGGACGGGGGGTGCTGGGCGCCGTTGAGGAGACCTCCGACGTCGCGATCCGCTCGGTTTACGACATCAATGTCTTCGGACTGGCCAACGTCACGCGCGCCGTTCTGCCGGTCATGCGCCGACAGAGGTCGGGCCGCATTCTCAACCTGAGTTCCATCGGGGGCTTCGAGAGCGTGGCGGGCTTCGGTGTCTACTGCTCCACCAAGTTCGCCGTCGAGGGCCTGTCCGAGGCGCTGCGCGCGGAACTGGCACCGCTGGGGATCCAGGTCACGATTGTCGAGCCGGGATATTTCCGCACCGACTTCCTGGACGCCACCAGCCTGCACACGGAAGGCCAGGTCATCTCCGACTACGCCGAGACCGCCGGCGCCGTGCGGCAGGCCGTTCCCGGACTCAATCACGCCCAGCCCGGCGACCCCGTCAAGGGAGCCACGGCCATCCTCGCCCTAGCGGATGCCGCCAACCCGCCGTTGCGGGCCCAGCTCGGCAGCGACTGCGTGGCCGCCATGGACCATAAGATCGCTCAGCTTCGCGAGGAGACCGACACCTGGCGTGAGCTGGCCTTGTCTACAGATCATGACGACGCGAAGGTCACCATCTGA
- a CDS encoding helix-turn-helix domain-containing protein, with product MTELGEYLRACRARVSAEQVGLPTTGHRRVPGLRREELASLAGVSVDYIVRLEQGRVKSASPAILTALARALELRPDEEEYLLRCAAEAGISGEARLAAPRNQQVSQATQVLLDSMVNVPAIVLGRRMDILAWNSLSAALFTDYSRLPAKRRNHIWLTFLDPEVRGLYADWERVAQECVAYLRMDAGRYPDDPELARLVGELSLKDLDFRRWWSDHRVRSQRHGRKKFVHAIAGELSLDFQVLDVRGSTDQSLLVYTAEPHSPSEQALTFLAGWAANEVPGRPAETAGSFRRPGAVPPSGESKDK from the coding sequence GTGACGGAACTCGGTGAATACCTGCGCGCATGCCGCGCCCGGGTCAGTGCGGAGCAGGTGGGGTTGCCCACGACTGGGCACCGCCGAGTGCCGGGGCTGCGGCGTGAGGAACTCGCGTCACTGGCGGGCGTCAGCGTGGACTACATCGTGCGGCTCGAACAAGGCCGTGTGAAGTCGGCCTCGCCCGCCATCCTCACGGCCCTCGCCAGGGCGCTCGAGCTCCGCCCCGACGAAGAGGAGTACCTGCTGCGGTGTGCGGCGGAAGCCGGCATCTCCGGCGAAGCGAGGTTGGCCGCTCCGAGGAACCAGCAGGTCTCGCAGGCAACACAGGTTCTTCTCGACAGCATGGTCAACGTTCCGGCGATCGTGCTCGGCCGTCGCATGGACATCCTGGCGTGGAACAGCTTGAGTGCCGCGCTGTTCACCGACTACTCCAGGCTGCCGGCCAAGCGCCGCAACCACATATGGCTCACCTTCCTCGACCCCGAGGTCCGCGGGCTGTATGCGGACTGGGAGAGAGTCGCCCAAGAGTGCGTGGCCTATCTCCGCATGGATGCCGGCCGCTACCCGGACGATCCCGAACTTGCTCGGCTCGTCGGGGAACTCTCCTTGAAGGACCTCGACTTCCGCCGATGGTGGTCCGACCACAGGGTGCGGTCCCAACGACATGGCCGAAAGAAGTTCGTCCACGCGATCGCCGGAGAGCTGAGCCTGGACTTCCAGGTGCTTGATGTGCGGGGCTCCACGGACCAGAGTCTGCTTGTTTACACGGCGGAGCCACACTCGCCGAGCGAGCAGGCTCTGACCTTCCTGGCTGGATGGGCCGCCAACGAGGTCCCCGGAAGGCCGGCGGAGACGGCAGGATCCTTCCGGCGACCTGGAGCAGTACCTCCCTCGGGAGAATCCAAGGACAAGTAA
- a CDS encoding HEAT repeat domain-containing protein: protein MTGTTGGEEDEAERAALRCALNELDERLATGAERVPGAHLLFKPLVEQLRTPAAAFLRPELEQRLARHVAADDSFARDQIAHALAGTCGRGALPALLRAMVTDRNDDGDRLQLDVLELFEEWPETALSLSLDCAASDDPGTRRVGLWGLSIIDFGGTKYFGLVADAASDPDPKVRADVMCTLGTIFGTGDPPRARAILIAGTCDAAPEVRCAAVAALYSSRDEKITDILVARASDADRWVRYWAAWSLARRPAPQAHAALKRLTTDEDADVRDAARQALAQPT from the coding sequence GTGACAGGGACTACTGGTGGAGAAGAGGACGAGGCCGAGCGCGCGGCGCTGCGCTGTGCGTTGAACGAATTGGACGAGCGGCTCGCCACGGGTGCCGAACGTGTGCCTGGAGCTCACCTTCTGTTCAAGCCTCTCGTGGAGCAACTGCGAACACCGGCAGCCGCGTTCCTGCGACCGGAGCTGGAGCAACGACTCGCCCGTCACGTCGCCGCCGACGACTCCTTCGCGCGGGACCAAATAGCCCACGCTCTGGCGGGAACCTGTGGCCGAGGGGCGCTGCCCGCCCTGCTACGCGCGATGGTGACTGATCGCAACGACGACGGGGACAGACTGCAACTCGACGTCCTCGAACTCTTCGAGGAGTGGCCCGAGACCGCGCTCTCGCTGTCTTTGGACTGCGCCGCTTCCGACGACCCCGGGACACGGAGAGTCGGCCTGTGGGGCCTGAGCATCATTGACTTCGGCGGGACCAAGTACTTCGGGCTAGTCGCTGATGCGGCCTCCGACCCGGACCCGAAGGTACGCGCTGACGTGATGTGCACCCTCGGCACCATCTTCGGCACGGGGGATCCCCCACGGGCCCGGGCCATCCTGATCGCCGGCACATGCGATGCTGCGCCCGAGGTCCGCTGCGCAGCCGTGGCAGCCCTCTACTCGTCACGTGACGAGAAGATCACCGACATCCTGGTGGCCCGTGCCAGCGACGCTGATCGCTGGGTCCGGTACTGGGCCGCCTGGTCACTGGCCAGAAGGCCGGCCCCCCAGGCCCACGCCGCGCTCAAGCGACTCACAACAGATGAGGACGCGGACGTACGCGACGCTGCCCGCCAAGCCCTGGCGCAGCCGACTTGA
- a CDS encoding ABC transporter permease subunit: MSTLTDPMAPLPAPTSTARRRPHLSGMTWLVWRQHRASYWTLIALTAVGVAGIAWQRSVMVDYLAGYGWPHLKSDDWVQGFTGYSQRLSQVGLALSFVPVLLGVFVGATLLAPDLENGTVKLVAAQSASRGRWIATKLVITGLVLAAGTALLSVAYNWWWSPIRTQGNATSWTDGAVFDTTGPVPVALALFLTAAGVVIGMLLRRVLTAMVVAFGFGVALKIVWGLTRLHLGTTVTLATHHAAGQPGSPPRLPSGAYQLDSSYVTGSGRLLGWSTCVHEPSQKAADACLRKADVVGWSVDYLPISQMSSMQWLGTGILLTLTAALVAFVFIRGRRRLV, translated from the coding sequence ATGAGCACCCTGACGGATCCCATGGCCCCCCTGCCGGCCCCTACTTCTACGGCTCGCCGCCGTCCGCATCTGAGCGGCATGACCTGGCTGGTCTGGCGGCAGCACCGGGCCTCGTACTGGACGCTGATCGCCCTCACCGCCGTGGGCGTGGCCGGGATCGCCTGGCAGCGGTCCGTCATGGTGGACTACCTCGCCGGGTACGGCTGGCCCCACCTGAAGTCCGACGACTGGGTCCAGGGCTTCACCGGCTACTCCCAGCGCCTGTCCCAGGTCGGTCTGGCGCTCAGCTTCGTCCCGGTCCTGCTCGGCGTCTTCGTCGGCGCTACGTTGCTCGCCCCCGACCTGGAGAACGGCACCGTGAAGCTGGTCGCCGCGCAGTCCGCAAGCCGGGGGCGGTGGATCGCCACGAAGCTGGTGATCACCGGGCTCGTCCTGGCGGCCGGCACGGCGCTGCTCTCGGTGGCGTACAACTGGTGGTGGTCACCGATCCGCACTCAGGGCAACGCGACGAGCTGGACCGACGGCGCCGTGTTCGACACGACCGGTCCCGTGCCCGTGGCGCTCGCCCTCTTCCTCACCGCCGCGGGCGTGGTCATCGGCATGCTGCTGCGGCGTGTGCTGACGGCGATGGTGGTGGCCTTCGGCTTCGGGGTCGCCTTGAAGATCGTCTGGGGGCTGACCCGACTGCACCTGGGCACCACGGTCACCCTCGCCACTCATCACGCCGCGGGCCAGCCGGGTTCCCCTCCCAGGCTGCCGAGCGGCGCATACCAGCTCGACAGTTCCTACGTCACCGGCTCCGGCCGACTCCTCGGCTGGAGCACGTGCGTCCACGAGCCGAGCCAGAAGGCGGCTGATGCCTGCCTGCGCAAGGCGGATGTGGTCGGCTGGTCTGTCGACTACCTGCCCATCTCGCAGATGTCGTCGATGCAGTGGCTCGGCACGGGCATCCTGCTCACCCTTACTGCTGCGCTCGTCGCGTTCGTCTTCATCCGAGGTCGTCGCCGCCTGGTCTGA